The following nucleotide sequence is from Zea mays cultivar B73 chromosome 1, Zm-B73-REFERENCE-NAM-5.0, whole genome shotgun sequence.
TCATTTTAAATAAACATATCCAGTCCAAGGGGTGCCTCCACACTACTAGCACCATGGCATGTTGCTCTGTTGTTGCAGACCACACATCGCGACTCAATGTCAGTCATGATACCTCACCACCATGAGTTATGAGCTGTTACCACAGCCATTCGTCGCCGCCGCAAGTTTACAGGATGGCACGACATTGGCCCGCAGCTGTCGCATTTTGTGCCTTGCTATTGACCACGCCCTCCGTACCACTTGTTGCACACACCACAACAGCACCACCAACCTAGCACCCCCAGTGCCTCCACTGCTCAGCTCCCATGTAATCCGCCAACCCCGTGCCTCCCCATGACAACACAGGCACCTGTGCAGCTCTCCTGGGCCAATGCATTTCCACAGAGAGCACCTGTGAGACTCCTCGCCCATGCCCTTCTTAATTGATCCCATGACCACACAGTTCCTAGCCGGAACAACATCTGCATCgctgtcgagctcttgcctcttccTTGGTGCAGCGCCATGACCGAGCCTTCCCACCACATAGTCGAGCAAAGCCCGCTGAAGCGTCCATGAACGACCTGCCCCCGCGCACCCTCCTTAGCTACATCCGCTCCGTCACCTCTGGCCACTGTCGCTCTAGTGTTTGGGAGGATAGGGATTAGGGATAAAGAGCAGGGAATGAATAAGCAGCTTCCTATTGGCCGGATGTTCCTTGGATGGCAGTGTGTCATTTTAGGGATGGCAGTTTAACAGTGTTAAGCAAGGGAGGGTGAActtttagggcttgtttgggagcaagtgtaATGGAGGGTTTTTTTGGGGGGTGGGGGTGGAGGGGGGGGGCAAAATCCCttactattcaattttgaatagtaaGGGATTTTGGTCCCCTCCATTACCCTTGGTCCCAAACGAGCCCTTAAGGGTCATAGAAAGAAGCCCTCACTTTACCAGTGAATAAGGAAATTTCTCGACTACACTTTGCATACCATACTGGCACTACAGTCTCTAATTCTATATCAAGACGACACTCGCATGACATCAACTAGACACTTCTCTGCAAAAACTACCAAAGTATATGTAGTTCCTCAAAAAGCATTCTCAAGAATAGCATGTTTATCAGTTTTCAATTTTTCATTAACTTGAGATAGCATGCCTTCCAATCCTAGATACTGGGACTGCTTGGTTCCCTGAGTTCCTAACTTCGCCTGGCCTGGCTTAGCAAGGCTTGCCTTGCCAGCATGGACGAGCAAAATTCGCTCTCCCTGAGTAACAAGCTAAAATCTTGTCTGCACAGGTTACAAGACAAGCTCGCCCAGGATCCAATCACTTGTTGGGTTCTGATTTCCGCTGAGCAAGGTAGTACAGTGGCTAGCAAGACATCCAAGCAGCCCCAACTGAGAACTCGCTGCTGTTATAATGACCCCTACTGGTCTTGGACCAATCTCGCAGATAAGAATAGCCAGCTCCAAGCTGTGCAAATTGCAAATAGGGCCACAATAAGTTCGATGGGGTTGGCAGTCACCTTTGTTAGAATGGCTCCATAGTCAAGTTTTGCCTACAGGAAGGTATGATGGTTGGCTATTATAACAAGTTGTAGACATGGACATGGTTCTGGGATATGAAATCCTAGTTGTATAggttaattaaattccaacagaaCAGCCCCTGTCCCTACAGATAGGAACAGGGGTAGTGCTGAGTGTTTCAGAAGAACCATTGACCATCTTCCTAAATCCTCTAATACAATTATGCAGCAGGCAACTCCTGAAAAATCTGCTCTAGCTAGAAAGCTACAAGGTACTTCATAACCTCTGTATTCAGATTCTAATGCTTAGTCTATACGAAAACACTAGCTTCAAGTGCATGATAATGAACCTAATCATAATTACACCCCCTCCCTCCTCGCTCTAACCTCGGCCCTGGTAAGTTTGGGCAGTAACATTGGGTGACAGGTTCTATTGGTGCAGAGTTCCTGACAACAATATCTAGTTGTTCCTAAGAATGCTAGAACATAAAATTGTTGAAAACAGTGTCAAGCAATGAAAATCACAAGTCATGCGAGTAACCTATCTAGTTGTCAGTTAAGGAAGAAACTTATGCAATGCTAAGAATAAGAATATAAGATACCAAACAGAATCAAACTAGATATCTAACTCCCACTTTAAAATCATTCACTATACTTCATTTTCCAGTTCCTTAATTGCATTACCTTTTCTCCCAAATGGGTTTCTACAATCATCGCATTTACAGTTGATGGAGCATCCTGCCCCTCCCTTCAAATAAAAAAAACATATTTCCATATTCAGAAATTCTGTCACAATGAAATTGAAAATTAACAGGACAAGGCCGAATATGGAACCTGGTAGCAGTCGCAGTACTTCTTAAGGCAGCCTGACTTCTTGCATGTGCATTTTCTTCTAATAAGATCCATAGGAGACCTTATGACTTGTTCCTGAAGCCAATAAGCAGCAGGATCACCAAAAACAAAATGAAGACAAGACTCAGTGtcggaggctcccacatgagtgaggTCTGGGGAAGGTTTTTAAAAATGAAAGAAAGTTTATAGAAAGATATAGATAAGGTGATGTAAGAAGATCTTCGTACCACTATATCTTGGCCAGCTTCGAATGTTTGGACAGGTTTCAGAGGTAAAACTGTTGCCATCCGCAGAGTACCTTGCAATTGTGGCTTGTTATGACAAGGTTCACATCCACATGATTCAGTACAATGTAACCCAGAAGCAAAGCACACACAGTAACTGTTACAGAATAACACAGACAAAGGTTATACACAAAAGGGAACTTAAATTAGCAAGAAAAAAAAACACAAAGACAAACGCATGCTCAAGTGTGGAGGTTGCATGCCATTGAGCAGGCAATGGCACACACTAAGCGTCCACAGGGCCACAGGTGTGTGCATGAACCAGCCCAGTTTGCTTAGCGCAGAGTTTTCAACTCAGTAGATTAATCACTGGTTCGTCCATGGTTCTAGAACATATCGGTAGCTTGATCTTGGCAatttccttctcgttaatggatatCGAATTCCGAACTACTGGGAGCTCAATAAAACTGCAGCATTTTGCCACATTTGAAACGTGAGACTGTCAGATCTAAACATGCCTAAAAAACACTGAATTCGTCAGTGACAGGGATCCAAATCAGCACCGAACCAAAATGGTGAAGCATCCTAGTCCATCCCTCCCTCCCTCGTGGGCGAACGAGACAATAGAGAAGGCTGCAACTGCAAGCACGGGGAGTAATAGGGCAACTTACAGCTTGAGGCACCTGGACTTCTTGCAGCTGCAGGTCTTGCACCCGTCCCCGTCCTCCGCCTTCCTCCTGATTCACACACCCAGAAAAGAGAAAACAGAGGGGGCGgagtgagtgagtgagtgagtgagagagagagagagagagagagagagagagagagagagagagagaggaaaaatgTGTGCGGGAGCGAGCGATACCGCACGCAACGAAACAAAAGAGGAAACCGGGCGCGGGGCGGAAACTTTGCAGAAAAGGGGAAAGAGGGAGGGGGCGCACGGACCTCCTCTTCCTGTCGGAGCTGCCGTTCGCCTCCGCCGGCGCCGGAGCTGGAGCCTGCAGCGAGAAGGCCGCGGAGGCGGTGGGCGCGGCGGCAGCCTCGGCGGCGGGAGGAGGCGGGGGCGGAGGCggcggagcaggagcaggaggagGCGGGGAGAGGCGCGCGTCGTCGGGCTCCGATCCGGCTGGCTCCGGCCGCGGCGGATTCGGCGGCCCCACCTCCGCTTCCATCGGAtcgggcgccgccgccgctggcggcgcccCGATCGGCGGCGTGGGGCTCGCCGTGGCGACGAAGCGAAGGCGAGAGGGGTGGGGAGGTGCCGAGGCGGAAAGGGTAGAGACTAGAGAGGGATGGCACGAGAGAAGGAAAGCCAACTGGTGAAAGCGGGGGCGGGGCTTTGAGATTCGCGCCCGCTGCGAGGGGACGGCTTTGATCGGGCGTTGCCTCCTTGGATCCGGGTTTGGTTCCGTTTCGACCTGGGCTTTCTGCTGGCGCAGAACGTGATTAGCATAAGCAAAAGCCGCGgcctttttctttctttctttttttcctttggCAGGGCGTGATTAGTCGTGGAGTGGTAAATAGCAAATGGAATTCCAAATCCAGAAATCCTGTGCTCCGGATAGATCAGTAGCACCTATGTTGCCTGGTGCACTTGCCGTGTCACGCTCTCTCTTTCTCCTGCTTCATGGTACAGGGCCGTAAAGCGGTGGGGCTGATCGGCCGCACCGGATTTTAAAAAATAGAGGGTCTTTTAGCTACCGGACGCTAGCACTTTTTTCTATTAAACCTATCTATTCTAGACACAAATATACAAAGAGTGATACACTATCGATCAGTCTTGTTTAAATTGTTAAACTCATATCTCAATTACTTAACGAATACTTCATCTGTTTtaaaatagtatttgttttagctcttgatttttttgtttatattcaactagatgattataaatccactaaagaagcaaaacaaattctattgtgatatagagagagtattatttactatacacATGATGGTTGCATCGGCAGAGAAGCTTTTTAAAATCGAAATATTTTTGTGAACTATTTATGGTCAACAATAACTCAAGAGATGTTAAATGGCATGACGCTTCTATATATCAAAAAaaagttgttggatgagattgatctcaatgatataagtgatgactttgtatcacaaaatgttagaagatatttttaatgaTATCAGATAACAAGTACGTGTTTTTGCTATATTTTACATTTATTATCTTATAAACATTCAAACAGtgcataataatttttatacgtcaaatattcaataattatatatatttgtgtgtgGATGAGTCCTATATATCAAATTTCGCATTGGGCCCTGAAAAGTCAGGAACGGCACTGCATGGTACCATATGCGTGAGGGCTGGATATCGAACAGCTCAATATCTAGCCGCATAGgtgtggtaatggatcacgatttAAATATTTCTTTAAAAAATAATAGGGTCATAATAAattatagttcaaaaataaatagaaatagaatATGATCTGATCCTTAaaatttatagtgtaaaatttagagttcATTGTCAGTCATAGCCACATATGAGGGCTATTTAGCCAGCTCGACTCGACTCATCCGAGTTCGAACTCGCTCGTTAAGTTAACGAGACAGAGTCAACTCAACTCGTTTATGAGCTCGAATTGACTCATTTAGCTTGCGAACCAGAATGGAAAAATAATATGTACATAATAATCAATTTCTAggtaatttcaaactaatttgaCAAAaggaaatagtaattatactcagtTTCACGGATCACATAAATGTAACACCAAATTAACACAACTCGTAAATTCAAacacatgttcatcagtttaacccacaGTTATATTCGCATAGACCAATTTAACACATAGACACAATTtatctgtcgggtaccataattagaggtacccccaacactcctaaactcggctgataatcaccatcagcgcaaactgcagagactgatgggtgcaattcaggtcaaggcctcgtctactcaagggacgcaatcttgcctcgtccgagcccggcctcgggcgagaatagtagtcccaggcgaattcacgcctcgcccgagggcctcctcagcaacgggcgcaccctcgactcgcccgaagcccagctcggacaggcttcattgtgaagcaaccttgaccaaatcACATCACCAacagaccgtatcgcaggcgcattcaatgcaaggatcgcctggcgccttatcctgacacgtgtgcctcagtcggcaaggccgaggtgaccgcagtcacttcgccctcccactgactgacctgaccggaaaacagcgccactcgcccctctccgactgctgtgccacccgccagggtgaggctgacagcagctgagtccagcctcaggcaccacaggaagctccgcctcgcccgacctagggcctcggcctcaagagaagtctctgcctcgcccgaccttggacctcggcctcaggagaagtctccgcctcgcgccgaccctagggctcggcccccgcctcggcctcggaaggtggtctccgcctcgcccgaccctagggctcggcctcaacctctacctcgaaaggtggtctctgcctcacccgaccctagggcccggcctcaacctcgacctcgggcgaaatcgcgtcctcgcccgaccccggcctcggcctcaggaggagtctccgcctcgcccgaccttgggctcgaaccgaccacgccgcagggggtacatcattaccctacccctagctagctcaggctatgggggaacaagaccagtgtcccatccaggctcaccccggtaacaagtaatgatggctcc
It contains:
- the LOC100284254 gene encoding tesmin/TSO1-like CXC domain containing protein, which encodes MEAEVGPPNPPRPEPAGSEPDDARLSPPPPAPAPPPPPPPPPAAEAAAAPTASAAFSLQAPAPAPAEANGSSDRKRRRKAEDGDGCKTCSCKKSRCLKLYCVCFASGLHCTESCGCEPCHNKPQLQGTLRMATVLPLKPVQTFEAGQDIVEQVIRSPMDLIRRKCTCKKSGCLKKYCDCYQGGAGCSINCKCDDCRNPFGRKVGVILDGKSSLTAPILHERNGTEVDSSDEEDDFYMNRQLSPIPPSPVSRESSFQQETLVGVEVQTMNGHLYPKPLTQVRPEPSSWQLSRRPIEEPRGEIWRFSRRPSEDGTSDAMEVHAVAPRESKKAAEVRGDRFGIPRCIEVMSAMAELSPVEKSLAPDVFLDASNREIFLSLSVDIRPIWLRRKMKSLV